Below is a window of Cydia amplana chromosome 3, ilCydAmpl1.1, whole genome shotgun sequence DNA.
TCATAATTTGTACTTACATAAGAGCCAAAAATGTCAGTGGTCCAAGCCGGTTTCAGACGGTTTGGAAGCAGCACGCTTATCGCTAGGCCTAcgagcacagaacatattaaagaggttagaatggctatcgcgcgcagttagtatcggaaccggtgtcgccgctcgttcctctccacatttactaacactcgcgcaacggtagtaaaaacttgtgtgcgtggtgaatttgatgtctggcttcttaatctgaaggttattgtggcgcaaaaggcatgtttacttcgtttttcggtcagcgcgggcaagtagcatgcgagcgtttgctcaaaaccggcggcgacacgtactctgctcgcatcgccattctaacttgttctgtgcctACGGGCTTATAGTGTATTTAATTcctttttatacaattttcagCGTTCGGCATCGGCTCTATGATCTACTCCGGCCTGGAGTTTGGCCAGTATTGGGAGCTGGAGAGAAACACCAACTGCCACAACGTGTTGCTGGCGCTCACGCCGGCCACTAGGATGGCCTTCATCTTCATCCAGATGTACTTCATCTTTCTTAACAATGAGGTTAGTTTTGCATTCATTTCTTTCAATAGAATTATGATGTACTTATGCTAATTGGCATTGGAATTTAACTAAATATTGCTAATTAACATGCCACTATATTCTGCGTCTAGATTACACAAAAATTTGtcaataatagtacctattcataaattaggaattacctacttattaagttTGTAATGTATTAAATCACGCTAACTTTTGCTCTGGGAACAATAATCGGGTAGCGACTGTGAGGTGAGTTACAAAAAAAAGGGTTGTAATATATTGTGCGTGCTATTAAATTGAATAGTTAGGTACTagttgaaatttaaaatttaaatattgtcagataactaataataatatatctaaaCAAGTTTAATagcttcttttattttaatttctggCCTTTAATGTGTCAAAGAAAATTATTACGATATCAAAAATCAGTGAACTTTACAACACCTAAAGAAATTCAATGTAATTCCAGATGAAAGTGTACAAGCACAAGATAGTGGCGAGATTCGGGCTGATGCACATGGTTGGGACTAACCTCAGCGTGTGGCTGAACGTGCTCGTGCAGGAGACCAAGCACGAGATCCTCACCTTCTATGACCCGGAGAATAAGACCATAGGCTTATCGCACAGACTGGgtaattttcttacttaatacctaggtacataatacatacatcTCGATTTGAATCCATACATTCATACAAGATGCCTATGTTAAAGCCTTGAAGAATCACATCTaatttgttattaatatttacaCAAATAAGTATTATTAAATTCTTTTCCTGCATGATtgaacatatatgtatattcaggGCTTTAAACGGTGCCGTCTCTGGTTTTTTTTGCGCCAATTGCGTCTACGTATGTAGCTTTCTCACCACACcggattgttatgccatttagggttcttgctaaattggaaattctatatCGTAAGTATTGAATAACCAATTAAGCTATGACCCTAAATGGtgcaacaatcgcggagcgtgatagtTTTAATAAAGAAAGTTTTCACATCAAATACAATACTAATAACAGcctttacaaattttatcataaatatgtaggtacgttataaATACCTTTGTATGTTCTAAGTTGCTAATTATTAATTGACCTTAAATATGACGGAATTTTACATCCCGTCtgctaaaaataagtaacatgCTTTCTCCCCATTATTGAATAAGCTTGGAAGTTTATTGACATCTTACCTGTAAATGTATGCAATGTTTTTGAGTTActaactgtaggtaggtacaatgacttttttttatataaatcgcGTTATCTAAATTAGACATTAAACTATTACATTAAACTTTAAGGCGATCCTTAATAAATACACCCTTATCACTTGTCAGCAAAAtcggttcaaattcaaacactgCGGACATCCCTTTTTACTTacaggtacttatttatttccaAATTTACGGTACAAAAGACGggttgtacttaattaataaggCGCTTGCCACGCCATCGTCCCGATTGCGTTCCCATTCCAACCCGCCGGTATTCGACCTAAATTCTTGGCGAAGCTGGAAACTGAACGGCGGTTTGACGTGCTTTGCCTCATAAATGAAATGATATATTGATTGGAAGCTTCGGTTCACAAGCAATTTCAGAGTTTGCACTTATTTAGTACCTAGGGATTCTGTCTTGTAATAGTTGTAATACTTATTCTATCTAAGCCTTatgtttttacaaaaatatcagATTGTTTAATTTCAATATGATCATTTTTACATTTCAGCGTTTCAAAAAGCGTTTGTTACATCATTGGCAACCGAAGTACCTCCATCGCACCCAGCGGCAGCTCATCTACGGGTGCCTCGTGGCTTGAAGGGACCTCATCACATCTTCGAGTGTCGGCGGACTAATATCATGGGCTCTTTAGTGCAAGACGCTTCGCCTTTCCTCTTTCCGTGCACTATCGAATATTCCCTTATATGCGCTGCTATTTTATACGTCATGTGGAAGAATATATCTAAGTATCCGTCTAAAGACGTCGCAGCTGCCATCGCAAAAGCACGATTGTTGGAAGGTCTCGCGTATAAGAAATCGCCACACTTGTATAGCGTGGACTGCGCAAGAGCTCATAAAGGCCTGTTCTTTGGGATCTTGGTTTTAGTACTCACAATTATTTCTCTTATATTGTTCTTTGTTCTGATTTCAAAGAAAGACTACGCAACATTAGCTGTGGTGGAGGTTAACGTATGTGAATTAGCGTTATATGCCATGACAACTTTCGCAAGTCTAGCAGGGATGGTGTGCGTACGAAACCTCAAATATGATGGGAACAGAAACCTGGAGCTGGATAATATCCTGCTTGTCGGAGCGCAAACTGGCATGTTTATCTATGGAACTTTTACAATCATCGGAGGTCATTTTACTATTGAAAAGAATACCATTTTAATCTTGATTACAGCCTTATCGTCACTAGTGCAAACGACTTGCCAGACGATGTTTATCTTAGACGCGAGTCGTCGGTCAGCTAAAACACCGGATCAGCTGCGGAAAAAACCCGGGAGAGAAATCGTTACATTCCTTCTTGTAACTAATTTGGCTATGTGGGCCATAAATACGCTTGAAAAGTCTAGGGCGGAGTCTCATCCGGTGCAATTGCACTTTTACGGGTTATGGGCGTGGACGATCATCACCCACGTGTCTATGCCGCTAGCCATATTCTACAGGTTCCATTCTACAGTTTGTTTGTGCGAAATTTGGAAGCGAGCATACAAGATGAAGCCAGCTTACATGTAGCGTCGAGCCCTCTACTAAGTGATCCTCGCTTACACAATAAGCTATCGCACTTTTTAAAGCGCATACCTATATGTAAGTCGTTTGAAAAGAAGCGTAATTAAAATAGATTGTGCCATAGATTTAACGTCAGTGGATACCGGATTAGCATAGTTAGTTATTTGCTGTTTGGACAGCAAACTATCCTTATAATGCCAACCAAAGCTTTCATCCAATTTTATAATTGCTTATTTCCGGTGTACActaaaagtttattaattattactatACGTGTTAGTTTGAAGTTGACTGCTTTAATGTTAAGttattgtatttaaatattttaatgtgtTATTTATTTGTAGCTTTATTAGATGCTTTAAATATCACTAACAGATTCATATTGATATAAACATTGAAACAAGTTTGAGATAAATATTTTCTTCTCTCGAATTGTGCACATAATTCATACATTTACTTCGCAATTTGTTTATCTTAAATACTATACCTACAATGgaatattttccaaaaaaatgtatTCAGAATGAAATAGTCTTCCAATAGGTTACAGATCACTTTTTATGACTTTATATTCTTATTCATTCGCATTTGCAATATTACCATACAATCAATCTCAAAATGGGACACCAGAAAATTGAGATCTATCGAATGGGGCAATTGTGAATATCTAAAATGGTATCTAACACGGATTTAACAATATTATGCACGTAAAGTGTTTCATATTACTTCGGGCCCCAAAAAAACATAGTCTGATCAGATATATACATTTTGTAGCGATATTTTTGCGATAAATGTAGTGACAGTATTTtggaaaaaatttaaaccatagGGATACGTATAGTATATACCGAGGACCCAGTAGGTAGGCAAAAGTAACACCAAAGTTTTATATTACTATTAATGGAGTAAGTAATTTTTGGAGCTtataattgtattgtatacaGTCCAGtgttttcacattttttagaATCTATGAAATAATAGAATTGACTTCCATTCCTACActaattttgaataattaaagGTAATTTATAGAATTAGATATTACGTCCAGTGAGAACATAACAATTGTATTCCCCGTGGAAGATATTCAGCTAGCCCGAATAAGTGAAATTCTATGCAAATCTTATTTTTGGCTAATTGCTCAAGTACCGTGATTATGTAGCTAACCTACTAAAGTGGTTATTTACTTATGAAACATTTGGAACTATGAAGTTAATATTCATAACGTtggattataatatttataattgatTTTCAGAACACCTAAGCTCGTtgatataatatttatgttaatttaGCAATAGCGTATTATTTTGATATGTGGCTTCAAAACGAAGGTTTAAGAGTttgttaggtattttatttttgtacaaatttaaaaaaacactgtGATCAGTAAAATTGGATTGCATCTCATAAAAGAACAACGTTAATTTGAGCTCTGACACTGAGCAAGTTCACAAAACGAAATTATTGGATACATTAATTATatctacataggtacatatgtagacGTAGTTTTAATACagttttattgtattaatttagttgtacatacaataatatataAGATTCAAACAATACTCAAGCATGACAATGTTAGCTTTAAATTGTGTGAGTACTATGAAATATTTATCGTACTAATCTATTTTCGTCCCGAATGAATGAAGTACCGACCGTGTATAAGtggaaataaatgtaaaataacagTAAGCACTAATATTAAGCTCAATCGCTTTAAATGTGTTTTACCTTTACACAATAATGCATTACTGTTACAAGTCGTATTATCTTTGTTTGTTATTAAGTGCAATAATGATCTGAGCcgcataatatttaataatattcataacataatattcGCCAAAATCAAAAAGTAAGAATttagatatgtacctattaaataacGGTCTGGGTATATTTGTGTCATGTTTTTCAGCGAAGCGTCTAAActactaagtttatttttaatgaacgaGGTGTCATTCGATTCGTTTTCGTAGCCAGACCAAGTTTAACCTCCAGGGAGGAATTTAatttagagatgccccgaatagtggttttggccgaataccgaataccgaatattcggcccctttctcggccgaataccgaatattcggtatgacatgcgaacattttgagtcacaattattatgaaaactgatcgctaataacaaagctcaacgttagatgacgttagctaagatatatataaattgttgctgaacagcattaatgaatagagtcaaaaaaaacagactcatgataaaaataaaatgttttttaatcaacaaatactcaaaaaagggtcttcgtatttaaaaactttccaagaatacattctaaatatacctcatagtttttggttatttttattgtgcaatttttctttttaagtaggtgcaacagatattcggtattcggccgaatagtaggcaacattcggccgaataccgaatattcggcaaaatgGCCGAATaggtcgaataccgaatagttgccgaatattcgtggcatctctagaaTTTATTCTTTACGAAAAAAACCGCAGTCGAGGTAAAGTTATAAAGTTACTGAGATAAGAAGGCTcagagtttattttatttatgttaacaaaaTAGGGTCACATTCTCCATCTCGTTTAAAACTAATAGCCATCCAaaatataattaggtatatcGACCTTATGATGAttttaaagttaattaataacatttttaagatATACCTACACCATATTTTGTAATACTTACTCAAATACTGTTGTCTTTTTAATGCTTCATTATCATTACAGTTTCAAACCAAATATTTGTTGAATCtctcttattattattactgacTTAGTTGTGTACAGTATTATAGTGATATTAGATTAATGTttcttttatatatatatgaattatttatttatttaggtgagATTGTGTATTATACCTAAATAGTTTTAAGATTGTCTTTTCGGATGTTAAACGTTTACAAGCAAATAAACTCTTCAAATTTTGGATCCCGCTACGATATTGTTATCTTCATTTATCATTAAGCCTAGGCCTTGACTAGGTGGgtattaaatatgtgtattgtGTATTAAATCGAGAATAAGATGATACGTAAAtgtttttatctacacacatgtcattagtgctctataatgcgttcagaaactgtaggaaatgacaagctttattacaaccaattttactatgagaactttcttatctgtggtagtaggaaaatttgtactttaatgtacgagtacataggtaacgttatagatttttgtaaggttatgagtttaaatttggaacagcagtcaaaactgcagtgggtctctattctagtatccatagatattaaaacagttatcgatacgaaacgtcaatttagtatgtttttttaaattaaaaccgcacgatatttgatctcgagtgacatgagaatagggacttcattcttttgtctaggaattaaaaaaaactacggatgtgtgacatgcgtgaaaaaagttttcattcgccgccatttgacgtacctacagtttatcttttagttagttttaagtatgtgtttagataaagtagtgtatgtaactgtacataattaggcattaaaacactcgtgtgatccttttaagaaactcactaacgttcgtttcttaaacccacactcgtattttaatgcctctcattatgtagcagtcacataaactactatttgaaAACTCCGTTGAAATTTTTTCCAATGGGATTAAGTTAATTGGATTTTGTGTAATCTAATGGAAGCACAAACAGAAATTTAACCAGCAACTGTATAAAGccctgatatttaatttaatttaagccTTGTTTATTCCTTAATAAAATTTCAgtacattaaaattatattcacatatttcataatttaattaataaaagtcaatttattttgcatgaaaacattttaaagccCTGATATTATTATACTCGTGTCTTATTCATTGttgataaaatacctacttggtATCTTATTAATCTTTAATAAACGATTTACTTTCATCTGTTCTTCGCTAGTACGAGTACTCGTAGATTTCGTATTTCTTCAATGTCTGACAAACTTGATGCAATTTAAAGCCAGCATTCGTTTTATGTCTAGCTAACTATTAGTGAAAACAATATGGGCAACGATTTTCAATCTGTCTCTGTGGGATAACTGATGCTTTAATGTTAAGGAGAGTGCTCGCAAAGTTTTAGGAAGCACAGGatgtacttattttaaaaatccaGAACGCCTCATTAGAATGCTAAAAGACaggtttaatttaataatcttttatacTTATATACTAGAAAGAAAATTGCAATGTGAATAGATGTCTCGGTCCAAAATATACCTATGTTGAGTATCGATTCCAGGAAAGATCTAATAATTCTTATACATAACAATTAAGGACAGTTAATATGTACGATGCATGTGTAAGATGCATTCGTGATTTGATTAATAATGCTACCTATTTACTAGTTAAATGTTTAGAGAATAGATGTTTTTTGAGGTTGAGCGGTGACATATACTGGCCAGGGCATATAGAATTGAAGGGTTCCCGTACAGTTTCACTGTCGGAAGTAATTATTTCCTATAAGTACATACCAAGTAATTATACCAACTTAGCTACAATGGTTTACTCTTCGTACCTACTTTAAGCCACAATATTCACTTAGAGGTTTCTAAAGCGTCACGTCCGAAGCTAAATGTATTCATATCAGAACCGATCGAAGAATGGGAATGCTATGCCCTTATTTCTGCATTAAATAAagactcaataaattacaaatcCTACTTATTCATACTTAATATGTGAAAGTTTGTACTTTTTAATGTTTGTTCCTCGATCACGCAAAATCGGCTTAACGGATTTAGATGGACAGACAGATAAGTTTATAACCTGGAAAAGAACTTAGGATACTTTTTTCCGGAATTTATCTCCTAAGTTTTGTATGAAACGGTTGGATATAGCCACGTAGGTATTTGTTTAGTAACCAGGTTTATAAACAATGTTTCGTAATGAGTAGGTACCATACCTTTCTCAGAAACTGTTTACCAACACtgcttaaataaacaaaattgtttAATACGTGGCTTATGATTATGAAGCACCAAAAATACATCACACATATATTATATGGATATTGGACAAGTTATTTTACTGATAACGTATATGGAAACTTGTTTATAATATcttttaaagtaaaaaatatataaagtgtCGGTTACTTTATCACGTAGATAAAACCATCTATAACGCCTACTACATTTCTAAATCTAATAAAAGTAGCTAGTATGACATAACACATAACTACCCGTATTAACATTGCGTGTGACACCCGAGGGGTAGCGACTATCGATCGTTAGTCAATCATTACCTCCTGATTATGTATGGGGTTGCACCAACCGAATTCACAAACTGTTTTGTCGCGACTGCGAGCCCTGTACGTTAAAATTTAACTTGAACTCTAAGTTCTCAAAGTTTAAAAATTCGAGTCACTGCTAAACTTTTGAGTTCTCAAGTTTTTATCCGAAATACCAAACGTAGTTTTTGGCTATCAGTTAAACTGAATCTTTAGTAGGAAAATAGGTTATTAATTTAACCAACGTCAACGTCAACTGAAGGATGATCTTGATCTTCGAggtcttttttggcatttttatatttgtCTCCTGATTGATCATggacaaattaaatatatatatatatatatatatatatatatatataacataaTTAAATGCGTCTCAATAAGTGTTGCGTTTTTCGGAACGATTATTGTTTCCGTAATTATCGTTTGCGCTCGGCAAACGTAGTGAATGTCCTTTTATGTATTAGGGTAAAGAAAAAACAAAGCGAGTGCCCCCATAGCCCCCTTAATGCAAGCTACAATTAGTAAGAACAAAGGGTGTCATGCAATATCTTTAACGTCATCAAGAGAGCGAACACAGCAGGCGTTTGAAGAGATTGAAGTAGATTTTAAGAGTTTGGTATGGTAGGTAAAGcattcttttttcattatttgtatatgtatttattgtacatatatacaatacgtggtgttaaatataatttcttaGGAATAGTACACGCTACCCTACACATGTACATACAGCATACTTTCGGATATCACCTGCAACAACGTTGCTGTTACAGCGATACTATTGCAGCGTTGGTGCGAGCGATGTCAAATACAAAAACTAAGTATCTTAAAAACATGTGTAGTTCTAACACGCACTAACTATACAGGCACCTAACtagttattagaaaataaaggttattattagAATTTTAATCGCTTTGTTTCATAAACTTTCATTTAATAATCGATGAGATTGGTCCCTAGCAGTAATTGAAatagaaaatgaaaataatttataaatataatatatttaagacaAATAGTTACAATTAAACTTAAGTAATCTATACCTaagacttatttatttatttactaacttATGTTAGGAAGTAACTTAAAGTGCCTTGCAACCTCGGTATCGGTGGACCCCGCACTAGGCAAGCGAGTATCACAgagaccagagggcctaccgcgaactacgttcgacgtgttgcctccctgtcacacttacgtacgaatttacacgtgcgacagagaggcaacacttcgaacgtggttcgcggtaggccctctgtacggttaccatcagtttggcactgacataaatgccgtcgagaacgtaatttaatttctattatacatctcgctcggacttgcatatttgtgcaaatgagatgtatagaaagtaaattacgttctcgatagagtaaatgtcagttttgacactgtcaatgactcatagTACGGGTTCAGTACTCACAAAGTGTAGTACATAAGGTAAGGTCGGTTGACTAGACggttatattttatagtaaGGTTAAAATAAGTATCTATCTTACCCATCTGTATTCACCATTGTAAAAACTTTCAGATTACTCCTCGTATTTCTATGCATCACCCCCGTTCAGTGCGTTTTGTTTAAGTGCATCAGCTACGAAGTAAACTTGTCTTATAGTTCTAATTGAGGCTTTATTGCACTGAGCTAAGGTTGTATTTATACTAAGGGTTAGGTATATGTCTCCTCAACCCTCATTGCAATGCAAATGCTGAACGGGTATATTTACTCGTAATTGGCATCTACGTTTCTGTATTTTAGAAAAAGATTGATAGGGTGACTGCGACTTCGTCGTTCCCGCGAAAGttttacgtaggtaggtacgtgggtaaaaaaatgttcttaaataggtaagtaggtaatggTTATGCtgttcccataatatttatgataattttaatattatagaataatttCGTAATATCCTTGGTAAACTTTAGAGATTTCATAACAGagattttgttgttatagctatGTGAAATTTTAACATATGCCAAAAACTAATTCAATCCCGTAATTTCCTACTTCTTAGGCCTGCTATGTTGCCGTTTATAAAAAAGTTACATAAGCATTAGTGTTCCCAATATATGACAATAACTTTCACTGGCCATTGATGTCTAGTTCGCGGTCAGCAGTGACTTATTTTTAGACCCAATGCAAAGAAAGTATCTTGAGCGTTGGACGATACGCGACGTCAGTAGTGTCGCCAAGGTTATCACAATCTAAATAGACACATATTATTTACGCAAGTAAAAAATAAGTAggcattttttaaattctatttCATTTCTTTTTACTGTAGTAtctttaatgtaggtacctacagttgtTTTTGTACGTACTTTCTATAAAAACTGATTCGATTTCATTGCCTTTTAAATGCAGAGGATAAAATGATACCAAAACATAAATTACAGTCGACATATTTGACAAAAGTTTCAAATCAGAAAAAGACAAACTCTACTGACAAATGATTCTTGCTAAACTATATTACCTAAAATGCCTTATTAGTACATTTGACCTATTGGTCAGGGTTCGAAGTTAATTTTACCTAGTAGCTCGACTTATTTTCAACTATAAGTCCCTGACTTCATGGTCCccgtataagaaataattacgtcgCAAATACACCTAAAATGCCTTATTAGTACATTTGACCTATTGGTCAGGGTTCGAAGTGAATTTTACCTAGTAATTCGACTTATTTTCAACCATTAAGTCAGTCACTTCATGGTCCCCGTATAAGAAATGATTACGTCGCAAATACACCTAAAATGCCTTATTAGTAGATTTGACCTATTGGTCAGGTTTCAAGGTAAATTTTACCTAATATTTCGTCTTATTTTCAAAGAATGACCAAAACTATAAAGATTTGATGGAATGTGTAATtcgtaacaaataaaaaaacttgtttaaGTATATTTGTGCAAATGTCCATTTCGGAATCACTTCGCGACTACCCAGAGGACTGAGAAAAATGTCGCGCACGTATCTCCCACTTGCTTGTTACTCCCAAGTTTTGAATGCCACTTCGTTGTTTACAGTCAACAATGCAGATTGGTATGAACACTATGAACATGGTAAATAGGGTAGGgataaatagggtatttgaagATTCTAAagacataaactgaaatacataGTTGTCATAATATACGAATGAAACAATGACAAAAGCCTTTAGTTAGCGCCCAGGCTGATAATTATAATGCTTAATGTGTAAAGTAGTGTTAAAATAGTACAAAgaatgttaaaaaaattatttgtttcCTAGTTATTATGTAGACAAAGACatgggtacctacatatttttcacTTTAGACCAATTGTTgcagtaataggtaggtatggataataaaaaaatcttttgtgTATTATATTTCTTGACACCGATTcagttttttgtgttatgaaatGGTTATGAAAATGATCTGTCAGCTGTGTATCGTCCTCCTTGTTTTTATTGCGTGCACCAGACTTCCGCCTGAACATTATTTTTTACACCATTACATGAAAGTACAAATCACGGACTTAATGCCAGAAAACattatctaccagtcaaccatattTAACATTTAACATGAATATTCTGcgcatttttatttgtatactgAAGCGGTTACCTATTAAACACGGAAAATATAGAATACCTCCGTAACTTATTAAAAATTGCCTATCTGCGTTATGATTGTAAAATATGAACGAGGGGTGTAGGTTGATATAGCTTTTTATAGCTTATAGCTATGACGAGAGGGTTCGCGTGTCTGGCAACCACCACCGCACAATAGAAGACTGTGCACCGTAGTTATGCGTGTTTGTATACCTCGGCGCGCTATTCGCGAGTTGGCGTCTGACTGCGAACTTGATCGCGCGTTCGCTTGAATATCGAAATCcagcacaaaaaaaaaattattgcgGGGAAAACAAAAATCGAACCAAAGTGTTATTACAAAAGTGTATGTTTTTTCTTTAGTGACGTGTGAATTTTTGACAAAGACGCTCTCAGGATacgttttatgtgcccgcgtatTTACCTACAATAGGACCACGCTGAATGGACACAATAGAAGTTTTCTGCTAGCAATTTTCGTCACAAGAAAATGAGAAAGTAAGGATTGTGagctttttatttacctactttctGAGCCTAGCCGCTTCCAGTCATTGAAAACTTGTTGAATTTAATGTTAAACGCACTTTCTTATAACTAGCTTGGTGGCATGTTTCTCCAGCGGCGATGGTTTAACCGCACGTTGATATAATTACAGAATTACCTACACACTTAGACGCATGCTGGCATCAGACCGCTTCTGGAAGTAAATACTTGACTAAGGAATGTTGTACCTACGCTGTCACATATCTCAAATGAAAAATTGACTTAGCATCTTTGCATGTTACTTATAGGCAATTACTACAAATTTGAATACAGACAAGATCTCTCGTAAATTAAAGTTTTACTAGAAACAAGCAGTCGCGAAATAATGCTTTGTAAATGAGACAGTGGGGACGTTGTTCTACTTATTGGGATTCGAAGGTGAAGTGACAAGTATTACTTACTCGTTGCCGGCTTTATTACAttaagtacagtcgacgtcaaatatatgttaaCACTTTTGCATCGgcgaaatatttaaacataccTTTGACGTTGACTGTACGTAATGTAATAAAGCCGGCATGAGGtcaattttattctgttttgttTGCATTATTTAGAAGATTGTATTTATGTAGTTTCACCTGCCCCCTTAAATGTATgcctgtaatcaaatcttgtaaACTTATATAGAGCCACTTTCCTTTATTCGCATACTTATACAAGTTGGATGACAATGAATTACGAAAGTGACGACGCTACCATTgagttgatctgatgatggaaacCGAAGGTGGCCATAGAAACTCTCTGATAAAACACCTCAACCTCGT
It encodes the following:
- the LOC134662495 gene encoding proton channel OtopLc-like isoform X2: MKITESIAIDNEVPPDESCYSIPANNMSGGSHVSRTTFESSRESEPGRGSAPPLPSPASAGAALVSPETLSRHSSPPPLPPHSQPAPSCSSHRVHMESPLKCSTPPSLSLGGSLSLQPVLYPAGSAHAPLPPMRHTRPSPTIPHVHLISAGDALATTLSALYGKLLVVMGVAFPMAEVISTYIPPSFYEGFYLYLYIGSMVFLLYMYAALLRDRSRSGADSPVVGKSDSSSSPSESDSCSSRTDRSAATAPHPHYQMPSNAAKRLSLGFALSTRTHHYGSFYLRMGAVAFGIGSMIYSGLEFGQYWELERNTNCHNVLLALTPATRMAFIFIQMYFIFLNNEMKVYKHKIVARFGLMHMVGTNLSVWLNVLVQETKHEILTFYDPENKTIGLSHRLAFQKAFVTSLATEVPPSHPAAAHLRVPRGLKGPHHIFECRRTNIMGSLVQDASPFLFPCTIEYSLICAAILYVMWKNISKYPSKDVAAAIAKARLLEGLAYKKSPHLYSVDCARAHKGLFFGILVLVLTIISLILFFVLISKKDYATLAVVEVNVCELALYAMTTFASLAGMVCVRNLKYDGNRNLELDNILLVGAQTGMFIYGTFTIIGGHFTIEKNTILILITALSSLVQTTCQTMFILDASRRSAKTPDQLRKKPGREIVTFLLVTNLAMWAINTLEKSRAESHPVQLHFYGLWAWTIITHVSMPLAIFYRFHSTVCLCEIWKRAYKMKPAYM
- the LOC134662495 gene encoding proton channel OtopLc-like isoform X1; this encodes MDDSSPDLSLKLRRGSSDSRESFYMDFAQGIDSDIEEVTTIERVIPEHPGGRSEGDADTLATPSGLEETKEFPPCCYSIPANNMSGGSHVSRTTFESSRESEPGRGSAPPLPSPASAGAALVSPETLSRHSSPPPLPPHSQPAPSCSSHRVHMESPLKCSTPPSLSLGGSLSLQPVLYPAGSAHAPLPPMRHTRPSPTIPHVHLISAGDALATTLSALYGKLLVVMGVAFPMAEVISTYIPPSFYEGFYLYLYIGSMVFLLYMYAALLRDRSRSGADSPVVGKSDSSSSPSESDSCSSRTDRSAATAPHPHYQMPSNAAKRLSLGFALSTRTHHYGSFYLRMGAVAFGIGSMIYSGLEFGQYWELERNTNCHNVLLALTPATRMAFIFIQMYFIFLNNEMKVYKHKIVARFGLMHMVGTNLSVWLNVLVQETKHEILTFYDPENKTIGLSHRLAFQKAFVTSLATEVPPSHPAAAHLRVPRGLKGPHHIFECRRTNIMGSLVQDASPFLFPCTIEYSLICAAILYVMWKNISKYPSKDVAAAIAKARLLEGLAYKKSPHLYSVDCARAHKGLFFGILVLVLTIISLILFFVLISKKDYATLAVVEVNVCELALYAMTTFASLAGMVCVRNLKYDGNRNLELDNILLVGAQTGMFIYGTFTIIGGHFTIEKNTILILITALSSLVQTTCQTMFILDASRRSAKTPDQLRKKPGREIVTFLLVTNLAMWAINTLEKSRAESHPVQLHFYGLWAWTIITHVSMPLAIFYRFHSTVCLCEIWKRAYKMKPAYM